A single Klebsiella variicola DNA region contains:
- a CDS encoding methionine ABC transporter ATP-binding protein, which yields MIEFRHVSKSFFRKGHPVLALQDINLSIERGDIFGIIGYSGAGKSTLLRLINRLETPGEGEVLLNGEPLQACSGQRLQAIKKDIGMIFQNFNLLNSKTVFHNIAIPLILQGRDKAFIQARVAELLAFVDLSDKIHSYPNELSGGQKQRVGIARALATNPSVLLCDEATSALDPHTTVQILLLLQEINRRYGITIVLITHEMSVIQKICHKVAVMQAGRIVEQGTVFDLFAQPQHPVTASFVQSVVHDRLPQRVASLLQRDNGARAIRLEFIGATAQQPIINHLIREYAVEVNILFASMSEVQGRILGFMIVQLLGEPDETDRAITHLADAGVKITHV from the coding sequence ATGATAGAGTTTCGCCACGTCAGTAAAAGCTTTTTCAGGAAAGGACATCCGGTTCTGGCCTTGCAGGATATTAATCTCAGCATTGAACGAGGCGATATTTTCGGCATTATTGGCTACAGCGGGGCAGGAAAAAGCACCTTATTACGGCTGATTAATCGTCTGGAAACGCCTGGCGAGGGCGAGGTGCTGTTAAACGGCGAGCCGCTACAGGCCTGCAGCGGCCAGCGCCTGCAGGCCATCAAAAAAGATATCGGCATGATCTTTCAGAATTTTAATCTGCTGAATTCGAAAACCGTTTTCCATAACATCGCCATCCCGCTGATTTTACAAGGCCGCGACAAGGCCTTTATCCAGGCGCGGGTGGCGGAACTGCTGGCGTTCGTCGATCTGAGCGACAAAATCCACAGCTACCCTAATGAGCTGTCGGGTGGACAAAAGCAGCGGGTCGGTATTGCCCGGGCACTGGCCACCAACCCGTCGGTGCTGCTGTGCGATGAAGCCACCTCGGCGCTCGATCCCCACACCACGGTGCAGATCTTACTGCTCTTGCAGGAGATTAATCGCCGCTATGGCATCACCATCGTACTGATCACCCATGAGATGTCGGTGATCCAGAAAATCTGTCACAAGGTGGCGGTGATGCAGGCGGGCCGTATCGTTGAGCAGGGGACGGTTTTCGACCTCTTTGCCCAGCCGCAGCATCCGGTAACGGCCAGTTTCGTGCAGTCGGTGGTGCACGATCGTCTGCCGCAGCGGGTGGCGTCGCTCCTGCAGCGCGATAACGGCGCCCGGGCTATACGCCTCGAATTTATCGGCGCGACGGCGCAGCAGCCGATCATTAACCACCTGATCCGCGAGTATGCTGTCGAGGTGAATATCCTGTTTGCCAGCATGTCTGAAGTTCAGGGCCGGATTCTGGGATTTATGATTGTGCAACTCCTCGGCGAGCCTGACGAAACCGACCGCGCCATCACCCATCTGGCCGATGCAGGAGTGAAAATCACCCATGTTTGA
- a CDS encoding MetQ/NlpA family ABC transporter substrate-binding protein translates to MNKSVALGMTLALLSATSFYAAADEHLIRVGFNPGPYKEQFEKGVAPYLLSKGYKIEYKDFSDGIQVNDAVARGDIEANIMQHPVYLKAINERLGIDNVGIVQVPTPPMGLYGGKLTTLGTPAAGTVVSVPNQPSNEYRAVLVLQSLGWVKVKPDSDPATFSQRNIVDNPYKIVLKEMDNAQQVRALPDVDYGLIQGNFAVSSGMSLTSALKLEAATSHFINVVTVAGKNQKAQFAKDIIDGYHSADFKKYILSHPQYDGYLLPDYLK, encoded by the coding sequence ATGAACAAGTCAGTTGCGCTCGGGATGACTCTCGCCCTGTTGTCGGCCACCTCTTTTTATGCCGCCGCCGACGAACATCTTATTCGCGTCGGCTTTAACCCCGGGCCGTATAAAGAGCAATTTGAGAAAGGCGTCGCGCCCTATTTATTGAGTAAAGGATATAAAATCGAATATAAGGATTTCAGCGACGGTATTCAGGTGAATGATGCAGTAGCCCGCGGGGATATCGAAGCGAATATTATGCAGCATCCGGTATATCTGAAAGCGATCAATGAGCGGCTGGGGATCGATAACGTGGGCATTGTGCAGGTCCCCACGCCGCCGATGGGGCTGTACGGCGGTAAACTGACCACCCTGGGCACTCCGGCGGCAGGGACCGTCGTGTCGGTACCGAACCAGCCGTCGAACGAATATCGCGCGGTGCTGGTGCTCCAGAGTCTGGGCTGGGTGAAAGTCAAACCGGACAGCGACCCCGCCACTTTTTCGCAGCGCAATATCGTTGACAATCCGTACAAAATTGTCCTTAAAGAGATGGATAATGCCCAGCAGGTTCGCGCTCTGCCGGATGTCGACTATGGCCTGATTCAGGGCAATTTCGCCGTCTCCAGCGGTATGTCCCTGACCTCGGCATTAAAGCTGGAGGCAGCCACCAGCCATTTTATTAATGTCGTGACCGTCGCCGGTAAAAATCAGAAGGCGCAGTTTGCCAAAGATATTATCGATGGCTACCACTCTGCCGATTTCAAAAAATATATTCTCAGCCATCCGCAGTATGATGGTTACCTGCTCCCTGATTATTTAAAATGA
- a CDS encoding aminotransferase class I/II-fold pyridoxal phosphate-dependent enzyme: protein MPDFTASPLVDALEENLFSLLEKLAAEVNTEALPLIDLSSGSPDQPTPPEVIDSLQSAIHRRENHGYPSFWGKPQVREAIAQFYRRQYDVELDPHSEVAVFQGSHIGIGGIPRALLSPGQYLISTDPCYPIYRSAALQSQAAFYGLPLRAENHFLPDFNDLPREVADKAGLVVLNYPHNPTGALATPALFASALQFARRHQVPILHDFAYAAIGSAASDAPLSLFSQPDAKAWGVETYTFSKTFNMAGWRFGFAVGNASIIRAFKKLHTHSYSTVFGAIQDAAIAALNLPAERIAQLTAVYHQRREWVLRRLAALRWPARAAQGTFFLWLGVPPGYRSQEFARLLLQEAHILVAPGTGFGEGGEGFIRISLTAGDDALSNALDRLARLALF from the coding sequence ATGCCTGATTTTACTGCTTCGCCGCTGGTGGACGCGCTGGAAGAGAATCTGTTCAGCCTGCTGGAAAAACTGGCCGCGGAGGTTAACACCGAAGCGCTACCGCTGATCGATCTTTCCAGCGGCAGTCCGGATCAACCCACCCCGCCGGAAGTGATTGACTCGCTGCAGAGCGCCATTCATCGTCGTGAAAACCATGGCTACCCGTCGTTCTGGGGCAAACCACAGGTACGCGAGGCGATCGCCCAGTTCTATCGCCGGCAGTATGATGTGGAACTCGATCCGCACAGCGAAGTCGCCGTGTTTCAGGGTTCGCATATCGGCATTGGCGGCATCCCGCGGGCGCTGCTCAGCCCCGGTCAATATCTGATCTCCACCGATCCCTGCTATCCGATTTACCGCTCGGCGGCGCTGCAGTCCCAGGCCGCGTTTTATGGCCTGCCGCTCAGGGCGGAGAACCATTTCCTCCCGGATTTTAACGACCTCCCCCGGGAGGTGGCTGACAAGGCCGGGCTGGTGGTGCTTAACTACCCGCATAATCCAACCGGCGCCCTCGCCACGCCGGCGCTGTTCGCCAGCGCTCTGCAATTTGCCCGTCGTCACCAGGTGCCGATCCTCCATGATTTTGCCTATGCGGCCATCGGCAGCGCAGCCAGCGATGCGCCGCTGAGCCTCTTCTCCCAGCCCGACGCGAAAGCATGGGGAGTGGAAACCTATACTTTTTCCAAGACCTTTAATATGGCCGGCTGGCGCTTCGGCTTCGCGGTCGGCAACGCCTCGATTATCCGGGCGTTTAAAAAGCTGCACACCCATAGCTACAGCACGGTGTTTGGCGCGATTCAGGATGCGGCGATCGCCGCGCTCAACCTGCCGGCCGAACGGATTGCGCAGCTGACGGCGGTCTATCATCAACGTCGGGAGTGGGTTCTGCGTCGACTGGCTGCGCTGCGCTGGCCGGCGCGTGCCGCACAAGGCACTTTCTTCCTCTGGCTCGGCGTGCCGCCCGGCTACCGTTCGCAGGAGTTTGCCCGCCTGCTGCTGCAGGAAGCGCATATTCTGGTGGCGCCGGGCACTGGTTTTGGCGAAGGGGGTGAAGGGTTTATTCGCATCAGCCTCACGGCAGGCGACGACGCGCTGAGCAACGCGCTGGACCGTCTTGCGCGGCTGGCGCTGTTTTAG
- a CDS encoding NADP-dependent oxidoreductase, with translation MSTQMMKAVQQHAFGGPEVLSYDDAPLPVLQAGEVLVQVHAVGVNPPDSYLRDGYQQLPPEWRPEVRFPLILGTDLSGVVVARADDVREVAVGDEVYAMARFPEGAAGGSRAYAEYVSVPVSDLARKPLTLSHQQAAAVPMSLLTAWQFMIDPGHEVANPLQPGPHRPAPLAGKRVLVNGAAGGVGHFTVQLAKWQGAEVIAVAAGRHEAFLRQLGADAFIDYTTTAVEEAVRDLDLVIDAPGGPASGRFLRTLRPGGALYPVFPLGFAGAEEARQRGVTVSTTQVRSSGAQLARLADLLDAGVIRVAIDSVFPLAQAQMAHERAVQGRLQGKIVLSVMDSSAE, from the coding sequence ATGTCGACGCAGATGATGAAGGCTGTTCAACAGCACGCCTTTGGCGGGCCGGAAGTCCTGAGCTATGACGATGCGCCACTGCCGGTGTTGCAGGCTGGCGAGGTGCTGGTGCAGGTGCACGCGGTGGGCGTGAACCCACCGGACAGCTATCTGCGCGATGGCTATCAACAGCTGCCCCCGGAATGGCGGCCCGAGGTCCGCTTTCCCTTGATCCTCGGGACCGATCTCTCCGGGGTGGTGGTGGCGCGGGCGGATGACGTCCGGGAGGTGGCGGTCGGCGACGAAGTGTACGCCATGGCGCGTTTTCCCGAAGGGGCGGCAGGGGGCAGCCGCGCTTACGCCGAGTACGTTAGCGTACCGGTCAGCGATCTGGCCCGCAAGCCCCTAACCCTGAGCCATCAGCAGGCCGCCGCGGTGCCGATGTCACTCCTCACCGCCTGGCAGTTCATGATCGATCCCGGGCATGAGGTGGCGAATCCGCTGCAGCCGGGGCCGCATCGGCCTGCGCCGCTGGCGGGTAAACGCGTCCTGGTCAACGGCGCGGCGGGCGGCGTTGGTCATTTCACCGTACAGCTGGCGAAGTGGCAGGGCGCTGAGGTGATTGCCGTCGCCGCGGGGCGCCATGAAGCCTTTTTGCGTCAGCTCGGCGCCGATGCTTTTATCGACTATACGACCACTGCCGTTGAGGAGGCGGTGCGTGACCTGGATCTGGTCATTGATGCGCCGGGCGGGCCGGCCAGCGGCCGTTTTCTGCGTACCCTGCGGCCCGGCGGCGCGCTGTACCCGGTCTTTCCGCTCGGTTTTGCCGGGGCGGAAGAGGCGCGACAGCGCGGAGTGACGGTCTCGACCACCCAGGTACGCTCCAGCGGCGCGCAGCTCGCCCGGCTTGCCGACCTGCTGGACGCCGGGGTCATCCGGGTGGCGATTGACAGCGTTTTCCCCCTTGCGCAGGCGCAGATGGCGCACGAGCGAGCGGTGCAAGGTCGTCTGCAGGGCAAAATTGTGCTGTCGGTGATGGACTCGTCAGCGGAGTAA
- a CDS encoding TetR/AcrR family transcriptional regulator, whose product MRADARKNYDLLIDVARDVFVEQGAEASLRDIARRAGVGMGTLYRHFPNRDSLLEALLRSRFAALTARAESLLLAADPAAALLEWLAESVAFTHQHRGIIAPLMSAIDDPESALHSACVALRAAGTSLLTRAQQAGQARPDLSGDELFDLIAALAWLREQPSHAPRAERILAVLADAILTAA is encoded by the coding sequence ATGAGAGCTGATGCCAGAAAAAATTATGATCTGTTAATCGACGTGGCCCGGGACGTCTTCGTGGAGCAAGGCGCCGAGGCCTCGCTGCGCGATATCGCCCGCCGGGCGGGCGTCGGAATGGGAACCCTCTACCGCCACTTTCCCAACCGCGACAGCCTGCTGGAAGCCCTGCTCCGCAGCCGCTTTGCGGCGCTAACCGCCCGGGCTGAGTCGCTTCTGCTCGCCGCCGATCCTGCCGCGGCGCTGCTGGAGTGGCTGGCCGAGAGCGTGGCGTTTACCCATCAGCATCGCGGGATCATCGCCCCGCTGATGAGCGCCATCGACGATCCTGAGTCCGCCCTGCACAGCGCCTGCGTTGCCCTGCGCGCCGCCGGTACGTCGCTGCTGACCCGCGCGCAGCAGGCCGGGCAGGCACGGCCAGATCTCAGCGGAGACGAACTGTTCGATCTGATTGCCGCGCTTGCCTGGCTACGGGAGCAGCCCTCCCATGCCCCGCGCGCAGAGCGGATTTTAGCGGTGCTGGCCGACGCGATCCTGACTGCCGCCTAG
- a CDS encoding NmrA/HSCARG family protein, with amino-acid sequence MNNAQSVLVFGATGQQGGSVARALLHRGWRVRALVRDPFSAGAAALAARGAELVVGTFEDRAAMRSAMAGVDGVFSVQPSSPGGTVTDEQEVRYGITIADLAVECGVKHLVYSSGSAAGETPTGVAHYDTKAEIERHIRRLPLAATIVRPATFMELLVMPGFGLDEGHFHFFMLPEGRMQVLAVEDIGHLVAAVFAAPARFAGKTFEIASDSVTGRQLEALFSAAAGRPIPYSRFSDEVLAASPFLHKLTGLVDDGRLAGHADLDAMRQLHPQLHTFAGWLSGPGRPAFERALTSGANWAFNR; translated from the coding sequence ATGAATAATGCGCAAAGCGTGTTGGTTTTTGGCGCGACCGGTCAGCAGGGCGGCTCGGTGGCGCGGGCGCTGCTGCACCGCGGCTGGCGGGTTCGGGCGCTGGTCAGGGATCCTTTCTCCGCCGGGGCCGCTGCGCTGGCGGCACGGGGAGCCGAGCTGGTGGTGGGTACCTTTGAAGACCGGGCGGCAATGCGATCGGCAATGGCCGGGGTCGACGGCGTCTTCAGCGTCCAGCCCAGTTCGCCGGGAGGGACGGTGACCGATGAGCAGGAGGTACGCTACGGGATAACCATCGCCGATCTCGCCGTCGAGTGCGGGGTGAAGCATCTGGTGTACAGCTCCGGCAGCGCGGCGGGGGAGACGCCCACCGGCGTAGCGCATTATGACACCAAAGCGGAAATTGAACGGCATATCCGCCGCCTGCCGCTGGCGGCGACCATCGTGCGTCCCGCCACCTTTATGGAGCTGTTGGTGATGCCCGGTTTTGGCCTTGATGAAGGTCATTTTCATTTTTTTATGCTGCCGGAGGGGAGGATGCAGGTGCTGGCGGTGGAGGATATCGGCCATCTAGTCGCGGCAGTTTTTGCCGCGCCAGCGCGGTTTGCCGGCAAGACGTTTGAGATCGCCAGCGACAGCGTGACCGGCCGTCAACTGGAGGCGTTATTCTCCGCGGCGGCGGGACGGCCGATCCCCTATTCGCGATTTTCCGATGAGGTGCTGGCCGCCAGCCCTTTTCTGCACAAGCTGACCGGGCTGGTGGACGACGGGCGGCTGGCCGGGCACGCCGACCTCGACGCCATGCGCCAGCTGCACCCGCAGCTGCACACCTTCGCCGGCTGGCTGTCCGGCCCTGGCCGTCCCGCCTTCGAGCGGGCGCTGACCAGCGGGGCCAACTGGGCGTTTAATCGTTAA
- a CDS encoding LysR family transcriptional regulator, with protein MKKIIENDFSRIDLNLLTVLMVLYREASVTRTAEVLHLGQPAISGALKRLREMFDDPLFVRSARGMLPTPRAQALMTDLQPLMENLHSAMFGAGEFVPARAQQLFRIGLSDWSEHWLMPQLLPGLMQEAPGVSLQSIAADPFQVRQLLEEERIDVAVSVNKQSRGEVVSEPVMTMGVTTLWSPQQIPCRGPLSVSDFVAWEHVMVAYRETGHGEIDRQLASQGLARRVRFATQNFSTFPLLLTTLPLFATVPQGLAQRWQAQYALRADAPPVAYPEFTLCILRHKRRAQDPALNWLVAKLKQAMRGQ; from the coding sequence ATGAAGAAAATCATTGAAAATGATTTTAGTCGTATCGATCTGAATCTGTTGACGGTCTTGATGGTGCTGTACCGCGAAGCGAGCGTCACCCGCACCGCAGAGGTGTTGCACCTTGGCCAGCCGGCTATCAGCGGGGCGCTGAAGCGGCTGCGCGAGATGTTTGACGACCCGCTGTTCGTGCGCAGCGCCAGAGGCATGCTGCCGACGCCGCGGGCGCAAGCGCTGATGACCGACCTGCAGCCGCTGATGGAAAACCTGCATTCGGCGATGTTTGGCGCCGGGGAGTTCGTCCCGGCGCGCGCACAGCAGCTTTTTCGCATCGGCCTCAGCGACTGGAGCGAACACTGGCTGATGCCCCAGCTGTTACCCGGGCTGATGCAGGAGGCGCCCGGGGTCTCACTGCAGTCGATAGCCGCCGACCCCTTCCAGGTTCGCCAGCTGCTGGAGGAGGAGCGCATTGATGTCGCGGTGTCTGTCAACAAACAGAGCCGCGGGGAGGTGGTCAGCGAGCCAGTGATGACCATGGGAGTCACCACTCTGTGGTCGCCGCAGCAGATCCCCTGTCGCGGGCCGCTGTCGGTGAGCGACTTTGTCGCCTGGGAACATGTGATGGTGGCCTATCGTGAAACCGGCCACGGGGAAATAGACCGCCAGCTCGCCAGCCAGGGACTCGCGCGGCGCGTGCGCTTTGCCACGCAGAATTTCTCCACCTTTCCCCTGCTGCTGACCACCCTGCCGCTGTTCGCCACCGTCCCGCAGGGGCTGGCGCAGCGCTGGCAGGCGCAGTACGCGTTGCGTGCGGACGCTCCGCCGGTAGCGTATCCGGAATTTACGCTGTGCATTTTGCGGCACAAACGCCGGGCGCAGGATCCGGCGCTGAACTGGCTGGTGGCGAAGTTAAAACAGGCCATGCGCGGTCAATAA
- a CDS encoding LysR family transcriptional regulator, with the protein MDRLDAMQLYVAVVDAHSFARAAEVLGQPRSTVSRVVKELEAWLGAQLLQRTTRKLSVTAEGRRYYEECKRLLAEMAAMEASFPGRSAQPAGRFKVGMPQSLARHCILPRIGEFLQQYPDLELILCSSDNVEDIIQEGFDCVIRTGRIEDSTTLVARPLARYRWMVLASPAWLAAHGRPQSIDDLHHHRAVGYLNHRTGRTIDWLFSLDDGDCAIRMQETLVVDDTDAYIQAGIQGLGLIRVASYLAQPYLQSGALVACLEQAASDLPLSLVYPQNRYLPPAVRAFYDWSRRVLQPPLSEA; encoded by the coding sequence ATGGACAGACTGGATGCCATGCAGTTGTATGTTGCGGTTGTGGATGCCCACAGCTTCGCCCGTGCGGCGGAGGTGCTCGGGCAGCCGCGCTCCACGGTATCGCGGGTGGTGAAGGAGCTGGAAGCCTGGCTCGGGGCGCAGCTTCTCCAGCGCACCACCCGCAAGCTCAGCGTGACGGCGGAGGGTCGCCGGTATTATGAGGAGTGTAAAAGGCTGCTGGCCGAGATGGCGGCGATGGAAGCTTCCTTTCCCGGGCGCTCGGCTCAGCCCGCCGGGCGGTTCAAGGTAGGGATGCCGCAATCCCTTGCCCGCCACTGCATTCTGCCGAGGATCGGCGAGTTTTTGCAGCAGTATCCCGACCTGGAGCTGATCCTCTGCTCAAGCGACAACGTGGAAGATATTATTCAGGAGGGATTCGACTGCGTGATCCGTACCGGGCGGATCGAAGATTCCACCACCCTGGTGGCGCGTCCTCTGGCTCGCTACCGCTGGATGGTCCTCGCCTCGCCGGCCTGGCTCGCGGCCCACGGCCGGCCGCAGAGCATCGACGATCTGCACCACCACCGGGCGGTGGGCTACCTGAACCACCGTACCGGGCGGACCATCGACTGGCTTTTCTCCCTCGATGACGGCGACTGCGCGATCCGTATGCAGGAGACGCTGGTGGTCGACGATACCGATGCCTACATTCAGGCGGGCATTCAGGGGCTGGGCCTGATCCGCGTCGCCAGCTATCTGGCGCAACCTTATCTGCAGAGCGGCGCGCTGGTCGCCTGTCTGGAGCAGGCCGCTTCTGATCTTCCCTTGTCGCTGGTCTATCCGCAAAACCGCTATCTGCCGCCGGCGGTGCGCGCGTTTTATGACTGGAGCAGGCGCGTTCTGCAACCCCCGCTCAGCGAGGCCTGA
- a CDS encoding aromatic alcohol reductase: MKTDNLNHEEKVLVLGAGQLGAAVLDALVPAVIQRQGTVSVIVSPAARDEAGQLRSANHQALADAGATFLAVDIAGSAMETLADQFRGFTTVINCMGFVAGPGTQLKITRAVLAAGVPRYFPWQFGVNYDVVGKGSGQPVWDEQYDVRTLLRAQRATEWVIVSTGMFTSFLFESDFDVVNLSNRTLHALGSWDTQVTVTSPADIGRLTTAIYLHQPRIVNEVVFVAGETTSYRQLADTVERVTQQTFSKALHTLPALLEQLRTDPDDAMLRYRAAFARGDGVWWPMGDTWNARHQLPTQDIAGWLQTAR; encoded by the coding sequence ATGAAAACTGATAATCTTAATCATGAGGAAAAGGTATTGGTGCTGGGAGCAGGACAACTGGGCGCCGCCGTTCTCGATGCGTTGGTGCCTGCGGTGATCCAGCGCCAGGGCACGGTCTCGGTTATCGTCTCGCCGGCGGCCAGGGATGAAGCCGGCCAGCTGCGGTCGGCAAACCATCAGGCGCTGGCCGACGCCGGAGCCACCTTCCTCGCCGTCGACATCGCCGGTAGCGCCATGGAGACGCTGGCCGATCAGTTTCGCGGATTCACCACCGTGATTAACTGCATGGGGTTTGTCGCCGGTCCGGGGACACAGCTGAAAATTACCCGCGCGGTGCTGGCGGCCGGGGTACCCCGCTATTTTCCCTGGCAGTTTGGCGTCAATTACGATGTGGTCGGCAAAGGCAGCGGTCAGCCGGTCTGGGACGAGCAGTACGATGTCCGGACCCTGCTGCGCGCGCAGCGGGCCACGGAGTGGGTCATTGTCTCCACCGGGATGTTTACCAGCTTTCTCTTCGAATCAGACTTCGATGTAGTGAATTTATCCAACCGAACCCTTCACGCCCTTGGCAGCTGGGATACCCAGGTGACCGTCACCTCACCGGCGGATATTGGCCGCCTGACCACGGCGATTTATCTGCATCAGCCGCGGATCGTCAACGAGGTGGTGTTTGTTGCCGGCGAAACGACCTCTTACCGGCAGCTGGCAGATACCGTGGAGCGCGTAACGCAGCAGACGTTCAGCAAAGCCCTCCACACCCTGCCCGCCCTGCTGGAGCAGCTACGGACAGACCCGGATGACGCCATGCTGCGCTATCGCGCCGCCTTCGCCCGGGGGGATGGCGTGTGGTGGCCGATGGGCGACACCTGGAATGCCCGCCACCAGCTGCCGACCCAGGACATTGCCGGCTGGCTGCAGACCGCGCGCTGA
- a CDS encoding DUF1471 domain-containing protein produces MNKLIPLIVLSCLLPLAANARTITATGDTLDHAESKIRQQAAREGATTYRITEARMGNKVHITAKIAD; encoded by the coding sequence ATGAACAAGTTAATTCCACTGATCGTATTGAGTTGTCTGCTGCCTCTGGCGGCAAATGCCAGAACCATCACCGCCACCGGCGATACCCTGGACCATGCGGAGAGCAAAATCCGCCAGCAGGCCGCCCGCGAGGGCGCGACTACCTATCGCATCACTGAAGCGCGAATGGGCAACAAAGTGCATATCACGGCGAAAATCGCGGACTAA
- a CDS encoding AraC family transcriptional regulator, which produces MRDALFDLCRRFADAHVDSSGVAVTPVPGITLVRALHPGDLQAAIARPLVAMLLQGRKSVTTGLASFDYGPGEAMVIAADVPTTSQITEASQRFPYYALVLELDLAILRELQEAGPSGPDEAPRVGIEPMNADVTDAAYRLARLFEQPGALAVLGEGLRRELHYWLLQSVHGPAIRALGAVDSYSARIRRAVAMLRRDFMQPVSVDALADAAGMSVSVFHRHFRAMTTLSPLQFQKQLRLIHARRLMLAEGMSIAQAAGEVGYISVSQFTREYARLYGAPPGRDRRREKMSA; this is translated from the coding sequence ATGCGCGACGCCCTGTTCGATCTCTGCCGCCGGTTTGCCGATGCTCATGTCGATAGCAGCGGGGTGGCGGTTACCCCGGTTCCCGGCATCACCCTGGTGCGGGCCCTGCATCCTGGCGACCTGCAGGCGGCCATCGCCAGGCCGCTGGTGGCCATGCTGCTCCAGGGGCGCAAGAGCGTGACCACCGGCCTGGCGAGCTTTGACTATGGCCCGGGCGAGGCGATGGTGATTGCCGCGGATGTCCCCACCACCAGCCAGATCACCGAGGCCAGTCAGCGTTTTCCCTATTACGCGCTGGTGCTGGAGCTGGACCTGGCTATCCTGCGCGAGCTGCAGGAGGCCGGGCCGTCAGGGCCGGATGAGGCGCCCCGCGTTGGTATCGAACCGATGAACGCCGATGTGACGGATGCCGCTTACCGGCTGGCAAGGCTGTTTGAACAACCGGGGGCGCTGGCGGTGCTGGGGGAAGGTCTGCGGCGGGAGCTGCATTACTGGCTGTTGCAGAGTGTCCATGGGCCGGCCATTCGGGCGCTGGGCGCCGTAGACAGCTATTCGGCGCGGATCCGCCGGGCGGTGGCGATGCTGCGCCGGGATTTTATGCAGCCAGTCAGCGTCGACGCCCTGGCCGACGCCGCCGGGATGAGCGTCTCTGTCTTTCACCGTCATTTCCGCGCCATGACCACGCTGTCGCCGCTGCAATTTCAGAAGCAGTTACGCCTGATCCACGCCCGCCGCCTGATGTTGGCGGAAGGGATGAGCATTGCCCAGGCTGCCGGGGAGGTGGGCTATATCAGCGTGTCGCAGTTCACCCGGGAATACGCTCGCCTGTACGGCGCGCCGCCGGGCCGCGATCGTCGACGGGAAAAAATGAGCGCCTGA
- a CDS encoding SDR family NAD(P)-dependent oxidoreductase produces the protein MTKIALITGANRGLGRQTALDIARQGGDVIVTCRGNLEQAEEVVADIRALGRKAIALPLDMAQTASFPAFADSLGSALASVWGRATFDHLINNAGHGEFAPLAETREAQFDGLFNVHVKGVFFLVQTLLPLLADGGRIVNFSSGLTRVSYPGFSAYAAAKAAVEMLSVYMARELGGRGITVNTIAPGAIATDFGGGLVRDDAGVNAQFAAMTALGRVGVPEDIGPMIASLLRDDNRWVTAQRIEVSGGQTI, from the coding sequence ATGACTAAGATTGCACTTATTACCGGCGCCAACCGCGGCCTTGGCCGTCAGACTGCACTGGATATCGCCCGCCAGGGTGGGGATGTCATCGTCACCTGCCGCGGCAATCTCGAACAGGCGGAAGAGGTGGTCGCCGACATCCGCGCCCTGGGGCGCAAGGCCATCGCCCTGCCGCTGGATATGGCGCAAACCGCCAGCTTCCCGGCCTTCGCCGACAGCCTCGGCAGCGCGCTGGCCAGCGTCTGGGGGCGGGCCACTTTCGACCACCTGATCAATAACGCAGGGCACGGCGAATTCGCCCCGCTGGCCGAAACGCGCGAAGCGCAGTTCGACGGGCTGTTTAACGTCCACGTTAAGGGGGTATTTTTCCTCGTACAAACCCTGCTGCCGCTGCTGGCAGACGGCGGACGGATCGTTAACTTCTCCTCCGGGCTGACCCGCGTCTCCTATCCTGGCTTCTCCGCCTACGCTGCGGCCAAAGCGGCCGTGGAGATGCTGAGCGTGTACATGGCCCGCGAGCTGGGCGGGCGCGGCATCACCGTCAATACCATCGCCCCCGGGGCTATCGCCACCGATTTTGGCGGCGGGCTGGTGCGGGACGACGCGGGGGTTAACGCGCAGTTTGCCGCCATGACGGCGCTGGGACGGGTGGGCGTTCCTGAGGATATTGGGCCAATGATCGCCAGCCTGCTGCGCGACGATAACCGCTGGGTGACCGCCCAGCGGATCGAGGTGTCGGGCGGACAAACCATCTGA